Proteins encoded in a region of the Rhizobium sp. CC-YZS058 genome:
- a CDS encoding RNA methyltransferase has protein sequence MAGTNSERPLLKEGPAIILVHPQLGENIGMVARAMANFGLAELRLVNPRDGWPSEKAQAAASRADHVIEGAKLYDSTEAAIADLNFVYATTARDRYGYKPVRSPVVAAETLRTRFRAGEATGILFGRERTGLTNEEIALADEIVTFPVNPAFASLNLAQAVLLMSYEWLKTGMESVEETAFQALPQQPATKEDLQGLFDHVEDALDARGYFRPLAKRQKLVENLRAVLTRPGFTGSEIRVIRGVISSLDRFTRETPRGAGAPADGRNGKPNPARAAAMVEADEAGSDAD, from the coding sequence ATGGCAGGCACCAACAGCGAGCGCCCGCTCCTCAAAGAAGGACCGGCGATCATTCTTGTCCATCCCCAGCTCGGGGAAAACATCGGCATGGTGGCGCGCGCCATGGCCAATTTCGGCCTGGCCGAGCTGCGTCTCGTCAATCCGCGGGACGGGTGGCCGAGCGAGAAGGCCCAGGCTGCGGCCAGCCGCGCCGACCATGTCATCGAGGGCGCGAAGCTTTATGACTCGACCGAAGCGGCCATTGCCGACCTGAACTTCGTCTATGCGACGACGGCGCGGGACCGCTACGGCTACAAGCCGGTGCGCTCGCCCGTCGTGGCGGCCGAAACGCTGCGCACCCGCTTCCGCGCCGGTGAGGCAACCGGCATCCTCTTCGGCCGCGAACGCACGGGGCTGACGAACGAGGAGATTGCGCTGGCCGACGAGATCGTCACCTTCCCGGTCAACCCCGCCTTTGCGTCGCTCAACCTTGCCCAAGCCGTGCTGCTGATGTCCTATGAATGGCTGAAGACCGGGATGGAGAGCGTCGAAGAGACGGCCTTTCAGGCCCTGCCGCAGCAGCCGGCGACCAAGGAGGACCTGCAGGGCCTCTTCGACCATGTTGAGGATGCGCTGGATGCCCGCGGCTATTTCCGCCCGCTCGCCAAGCGACAGAAGCTGGTGGAGAACCTGCGCGCGGTGCTGACCCGGCCGGGCTTCACCGGCAGCGAAATTCGGGTCATTCGCGGCGTCATCTCCTCGCTCGATCGCTTCACCCGCGAAACGCCGCGCGGCGCGGGCGCGCCGGCGGATGGCCGCAACGGCAAGCCAAACCCGGCCAGGGCAGCGGCAATGG
- a CDS encoding FUSC family protein, which translates to MTSLLSLIDWIRANDPALSRLRQGLRVMLTVILSTGLLLLASLLAPLPKAAFGLALLLSIQSGISVKDARARDQLVTRLLGALTALLVTALAALLETNRLLSDAVFLLVTFLAVALRGYGVRGHAIGMFGFMAYFIGAYLQPPLTSLPAMALGAFTAAGIGHVMRVLVLPDDPRRDLLRASAAIEARLSTLFDHLDTMRRADRFTPAGRRRSERVITRLREAVLMAASFLPTGSEAKTERGIAEAVTIALFDLHVAAESAIVLARQAPPPPALMAALRLGDAQRLSLTALRLQEGADPLLQETIAGVAALDQARRRLKEVVVEAISVPSQPTVAAADAATGQRPQLRWSDPTLRTALQITIAAALAMALGQLVSRERWFWAVLSAFLVFTNTRSRGDTALKALQRSVGTVLGIGVGLGLATLLGGHPVPVLVLAAAGVFFAFYLLPVSYAAMAFFVSVVVALVYSLIGALTVEVLLLRLEETVVGSLAGLLTAFLVFPTRTAPLVDRALFTWTGAVRSLIESAGAGERGFPLVLRSQAVERAMVDLARTAAPLGASWRVVTRPGTVRQTLAILMSASYWSRVFAGALGEGAKGETASLAPLAGDCLAALAAIEAKGSAIFSQSHGAPPRKRRHFALSERSPLLGLDRMTRALARLDPDDPPQEAETEPKDPKP; encoded by the coding sequence ATGACGAGCCTGCTCTCCCTCATCGACTGGATCCGGGCGAACGATCCGGCGCTGTCGCGGCTTCGGCAGGGGCTGCGGGTGATGCTCACCGTGATCTTGAGCACCGGGCTGCTTCTTCTTGCGTCACTCCTGGCGCCGCTGCCGAAGGCGGCCTTTGGCCTTGCCTTGCTGCTGTCGATCCAGAGCGGCATCTCGGTCAAGGATGCGCGGGCGCGCGACCAGCTGGTGACGCGGCTTCTCGGCGCGCTTACCGCCCTTCTCGTCACCGCGCTCGCGGCCCTGCTGGAGACGAACCGGCTGCTCAGCGATGCCGTCTTTCTCCTCGTCACCTTTCTCGCGGTCGCTCTGCGCGGCTATGGGGTGCGGGGGCATGCGATCGGCATGTTCGGCTTCATGGCCTATTTCATCGGCGCTTATCTGCAGCCGCCTTTGACGAGCCTGCCCGCCATGGCGCTGGGCGCCTTCACCGCAGCCGGTATCGGCCATGTCATGCGCGTGCTCGTGCTGCCGGACGATCCGCGCCGGGACCTGCTGCGCGCCTCAGCTGCCATCGAAGCCCGGCTTTCGACCCTTTTCGATCATCTCGACACCATGCGGCGGGCGGATCGCTTCACCCCGGCCGGCCGACGGCGGTCCGAACGGGTGATCACCCGGCTGCGCGAAGCGGTGCTGATGGCAGCGAGCTTTCTGCCGACCGGTTCGGAGGCCAAAACCGAGCGCGGGATTGCCGAAGCGGTGACCATCGCGCTGTTCGACCTGCATGTGGCCGCCGAAAGCGCCATCGTTCTTGCGCGCCAGGCGCCGCCGCCGCCGGCTTTGATGGCAGCACTTCGGCTGGGCGATGCGCAGCGCCTGTCCTTGACCGCCCTGCGCTTGCAGGAGGGTGCCGATCCGCTCCTTCAGGAAACCATCGCTGGAGTGGCGGCGCTGGACCAGGCGCGCCGGCGATTGAAGGAGGTCGTCGTCGAGGCAATCTCTGTCCCTTCCCAGCCGACCGTTGCGGCGGCCGACGCTGCGACCGGGCAGCGCCCGCAGCTTCGATGGTCCGATCCGACCCTGCGCACGGCGCTGCAGATCACCATTGCCGCGGCGCTCGCCATGGCGCTCGGCCAGCTCGTCTCGCGCGAACGCTGGTTCTGGGCAGTCCTGTCGGCGTTCCTCGTCTTCACCAACACGCGGTCGCGCGGCGACACGGCGCTGAAAGCCCTGCAGCGTTCGGTCGGCACCGTGCTCGGTATCGGCGTCGGCCTGGGTCTGGCGACCCTCCTTGGCGGCCATCCGGTTCCCGTCCTGGTGCTCGCCGCGGCGGGCGTCTTCTTCGCCTTTTATCTCTTGCCGGTCTCCTATGCGGCCATGGCCTTCTTCGTTTCGGTCGTCGTTGCGCTGGTCTATAGCCTCATCGGCGCGCTGACTGTCGAAGTCCTTTTGCTGCGGCTTGAGGAAACGGTGGTCGGGTCGCTGGCCGGGCTTCTCACGGCCTTTCTCGTCTTCCCCACCCGAACGGCACCGCTGGTCGATCGGGCGCTGTTCACCTGGACCGGCGCGGTGCGCAGCCTCATCGAATCGGCCGGGGCCGGGGAGCGCGGCTTCCCTCTCGTCCTGCGGTCGCAGGCCGTCGAGCGGGCGATGGTCGATCTCGCACGAACTGCCGCCCCGCTCGGGGCCAGCTGGCGCGTCGTCACGCGGCCGGGGACGGTGCGACAGACGCTCGCGATCCTGATGTCGGCCAGCTACTGGTCGCGCGTCTTTGCCGGTGCGCTTGGTGAGGGCGCGAAAGGCGAAACGGCATCACTGGCGCCGCTTGCGGGCGACTGTCTGGCGGCGCTCGCGGCCATCGAGGCAAAAGGCAGCGCAATTTTTTCGCAGAGCCATGGTGCGCCGCCGCGCAAGCGCCGCCATTTCGCCCTATCGGAGCGGTCGCCGCTGCTGGGATTGGATCGAATGACCCGCGCTCTCGCCCGTCTTGACCCCGACGACCCCCCGCAAGAGGCAGAAACCGAGCCCAAGGACCCCAAGCCGTGA
- a CDS encoding NADP-dependent isocitrate dehydrogenase has translation MSKIKVANPVVELDGDEMTRIIWQFIKEKLIHPYLDIDLEYYDLGMENRDATDDQVTIDAANAIKKHGVGVKCATITPDEARVKEFSLKKMWKSPNGTIRNILGGVIFREPIICSNVPRLVPGWTKPIIVGRHAFGDQYRATDFKFPGKGKLTMKFVGEDGTTIEHEVYDAPAAGVAMGMYNLDESITEFARASLNYGLQRNVPVYLSTKNTILKVYDGRFKDIFQHVYDTEFAEKFKEAKLWYEHRLIDDMVASALKWSGGYVWACKNYDGDVQSDIVAQGFGSLGLMTSVLMTPDGKTVEAEAAHGTVTRHYRQHQKGEETSTNSIASIFAWTRGLAHRAKLDDNAELARFADTLERVCVETVEAGFMTKDLALLIGPDQPWLSTTGFLDKIDENLRAAMAA, from the coding sequence ATGAGCAAGATCAAGGTCGCCAATCCGGTCGTCGAACTCGACGGCGACGAGATGACCCGCATCATCTGGCAGTTCATCAAGGAAAAGCTGATTCATCCCTACCTGGATATCGACCTTGAATATTACGATCTCGGCATGGAAAACCGCGATGCCACCGACGATCAGGTGACGATCGACGCAGCCAATGCCATCAAGAAGCATGGCGTCGGCGTCAAGTGCGCCACGATCACGCCGGACGAAGCGCGCGTGAAGGAATTCAGCCTGAAGAAGATGTGGAAGTCGCCGAACGGCACGATCCGCAACATTCTGGGTGGCGTCATCTTCCGCGAGCCGATCATCTGCTCCAACGTGCCGCGCCTCGTTCCCGGCTGGACCAAGCCGATCATCGTCGGCCGCCACGCCTTCGGCGACCAGTATCGCGCCACCGATTTCAAGTTCCCCGGCAAGGGCAAGCTGACGATGAAGTTCGTCGGCGAGGATGGCACGACCATCGAGCATGAGGTTTACGACGCGCCGGCTGCCGGCGTTGCCATGGGCATGTACAATCTGGACGAATCGATCACCGAGTTCGCCCGCGCCTCGCTGAACTACGGCCTGCAGCGCAACGTTCCTGTCTATCTCTCGACCAAGAACACGATCCTCAAAGTCTATGACGGCCGCTTCAAGGACATCTTCCAGCATGTCTACGACACGGAATTCGCCGAAAAGTTCAAGGAAGCCAAGCTCTGGTACGAGCACCGCCTGATCGACGACATGGTCGCCTCGGCGCTCAAGTGGTCCGGCGGCTATGTCTGGGCCTGCAAGAACTATGACGGCGACGTCCAGTCCGATATCGTCGCCCAGGGCTTCGGCTCGCTCGGCCTGATGACCTCGGTCCTCATGACGCCGGATGGCAAGACCGTCGAAGCCGAAGCTGCACACGGCACGGTGACGCGTCACTATCGCCAGCACCAGAAGGGCGAGGAAACCTCGACCAACTCCATCGCCTCGATCTTCGCCTGGACCCGTGGCCTCGCCCACCGCGCCAAGCTCGACGACAATGCCGAGCTCGCCCGCTTCGCCGACACGCTGGAGCGCGTCTGCGTCGAGACGGTGGAAGCCGGCTTCATGACCAAGGACCTGGCGCTGCTGATCGGCCCTGACCAACCCTGGCTCTCGACCACCGGCTTCCTCGACAAGATCGACGAGAACCTGCGCGCCGCCATGGCCGCCTGA
- a CDS encoding glutathione S-transferase family protein has translation MTETLTLYTNPMSRGRIARWMLEETGIPYRRELLTYGGSMKSPAYLAINPMGKVPAIVHEGRVVTECAAICAYLADAFPETGLAPTPSERAAYYRWMFFAAGPLESAVVNRTLKVEIAPEQQRMVGYGSYGHALDALETALSASAYIAGDRFTAADVYVGSAVSWGLAFKTIEDRPAFAAYAARLATRPAALRAKDLDDADAATLHSTP, from the coding sequence ATGACCGAGACGCTGACGCTATACACCAACCCCATGTCGCGCGGCCGTATCGCCCGCTGGATGCTGGAGGAGACCGGCATTCCCTACCGACGCGAACTGCTGACCTATGGCGGCAGCATGAAGTCGCCGGCCTATCTGGCGATCAACCCGATGGGCAAGGTGCCGGCGATCGTTCATGAGGGCCGGGTCGTGACCGAATGCGCGGCGATCTGCGCCTATCTGGCCGATGCCTTTCCCGAGACCGGGCTGGCGCCGACGCCATCCGAGCGGGCGGCCTATTACCGCTGGATGTTCTTCGCCGCCGGCCCGCTCGAATCGGCCGTGGTGAACCGCACGTTGAAGGTCGAGATCGCGCCCGAGCAGCAGCGCATGGTCGGCTATGGCAGTTACGGCCATGCGCTGGATGCGCTGGAAACAGCCCTGTCCGCCAGTGCCTATATCGCCGGCGACCGCTTCACGGCGGCCGATGTCTATGTCGGCAGCGCGGTCAGTTGGGGGCTGGCCTTCAAGACGATCGAAGACCGCCCGGCCTTCGCCGCCTACGCCGCCCGCCTCGCAACCCGCCCCGCGGCCCTCCGCGCGAAAGACTTGGACGACGCCGACGCCGCCACCCTCCACTCCACCCCCTGA
- the alaS gene encoding alanine--tRNA ligase → MSGVNEIRSTFLDYFKANGHEVVPSSPLVPRNDPTLMFTNSGMVQFKNVFTGFEQRPYSTATTAQKCVRAGGKHNDLDNVGYTARHHTFFEMLGNFSFGDYFKERAITLAWGLITKEFGIDPNRLLVTVYHTDDEAFDLWRKIAGLPESRIIRIPTSDNFWAMGDTGPCGPCSEIFYDHGDHIWGGPPGSPDEDGDRFIEIWNLVFMQYEQVTKEERVALPRPSIDTGMGLERIAALLQGKHDNYDIDLFRTLITASEEATGVKAEGERRASHRVIADHLRASAFLIADGVLPSNEGRGYVLRRIMRRAMRHGELLGAREPLMYKLLPALVGEMGRAYPELIRAEALISETLKLEETRFRKTLERGLGLLSDATATLSQGDTLDGETAFKLYDTYGFPLDLTQDALRNRGIGVDLTGFTDAMARQKAEARASWAGSGEAQTETIWFELKDRFGATDFLGYDTESAEGVVQAIVREGASLERAEAGETVQVVLNQTPFYGESGGQMGDTGIIAGEGVRLSVTDTQKRGDGLFVHFARVEEGTLAAGQAVTLTVDHARRSRLRANHSATHLLHEALREVLGTHVAQKGSLVAPERLRFDVSHPKPMTAEELKRVEAMANEIVVQNTAVTTRLMSVDDAIAEGAMALFGEKYGDEVRVVAMGKALHGSKAGKAYSIELCGGTHVGATGEIGLVRIVGESAVGAGVRRLEALTGVEALAYLGEQDERVRSLASALKVQPVDVVSRVEALVDERRRLERELAEARRRLALTGGNEDSGSADAVREIGGVKFLGRVVSGVEPKDLKGLADDGKKSLGSGIVAFIGVAPDGKASAVVGVTDDLTARHSAVELVRLASAALGGKGGGGRPDMAQAGGPDGTKASEALDAVATAIAG, encoded by the coding sequence ATGAGCGGCGTAAACGAGATCCGGTCGACTTTCCTCGACTATTTCAAGGCGAACGGCCACGAGGTCGTGCCCTCGAGCCCGCTGGTGCCGCGCAACGACCCGACGCTGATGTTCACCAATTCGGGCATGGTGCAGTTCAAGAACGTCTTCACCGGCTTCGAGCAGCGCCCCTACTCGACCGCGACCACCGCGCAGAAATGCGTGCGCGCCGGCGGCAAGCACAACGACCTGGACAATGTCGGCTATACCGCGCGCCACCACACCTTCTTCGAGATGCTCGGCAACTTCTCCTTTGGCGATTATTTCAAGGAGCGGGCAATCACGCTGGCCTGGGGCCTGATCACCAAGGAGTTCGGCATCGACCCGAACCGGCTTCTCGTCACCGTCTATCACACCGACGACGAGGCCTTCGATCTCTGGCGCAAGATCGCCGGCCTGCCGGAAAGCCGGATCATCCGCATTCCGACCAGCGACAATTTCTGGGCAATGGGCGATACCGGTCCCTGCGGTCCCTGCTCGGAAATCTTCTACGACCATGGCGACCATATCTGGGGCGGTCCGCCCGGTTCGCCGGATGAGGATGGCGATCGCTTCATCGAGATCTGGAACCTCGTCTTCATGCAATATGAGCAGGTGACGAAGGAAGAGCGCGTCGCCCTACCGCGTCCCTCGATCGATACCGGCATGGGGCTGGAGCGCATCGCGGCGCTGCTGCAGGGCAAGCACGACAATTACGACATCGACCTGTTCCGCACGCTGATCACGGCCTCGGAAGAGGCGACCGGCGTCAAGGCCGAGGGTGAGCGCCGCGCGAGCCACCGCGTCATCGCCGACCACCTGCGCGCCTCCGCCTTCCTGATCGCCGATGGCGTTCTGCCGTCGAACGAAGGCCGCGGCTATGTTCTGCGCCGGATCATGCGCCGCGCCATGCGCCACGGCGAACTGCTCGGCGCGCGCGAGCCGCTGATGTACAAGCTGCTGCCGGCGCTGGTGGGCGAGATGGGCCGCGCCTATCCCGAGCTCATCCGCGCCGAAGCGCTGATCTCCGAAACGCTGAAGCTCGAGGAAACCCGCTTCCGCAAGACGCTGGAGCGCGGCCTCGGCCTGCTGTCGGATGCGACCGCGACGCTCAGCCAGGGCGATACGCTGGACGGGGAGACCGCCTTCAAGCTCTACGACACCTATGGATTCCCGCTCGATCTGACCCAGGATGCCCTGCGCAACCGCGGCATCGGCGTCGACCTGACCGGCTTCACCGATGCGATGGCGCGCCAGAAGGCGGAGGCCCGCGCCAGCTGGGCAGGCTCGGGCGAGGCGCAGACGGAAACGATCTGGTTCGAGTTGAAAGACCGTTTCGGCGCCACCGATTTCCTTGGCTATGACACGGAAAGTGCCGAGGGCGTGGTCCAGGCGATCGTCCGCGAGGGCGCGTCGCTCGAGCGGGCGGAGGCCGGCGAGACCGTGCAGGTCGTGCTCAACCAGACGCCGTTCTATGGCGAGTCCGGCGGCCAGATGGGCGACACCGGCATCATCGCTGGCGAGGGCGTTCGCCTCTCCGTGACCGACACGCAGAAGCGCGGCGACGGCCTGTTCGTCCATTTCGCCCGGGTCGAGGAGGGCACGCTTGCCGCCGGCCAGGCCGTGACGCTGACCGTCGATCATGCCCGCCGCAGCCGGCTGCGGGCCAATCACTCCGCCACCCACCTGCTGCACGAGGCGCTGCGCGAGGTGCTCGGCACCCATGTGGCGCAGAAGGGCTCGCTGGTGGCGCCCGAGCGCCTGCGCTTCGACGTGTCGCATCCCAAGCCGATGACGGCCGAGGAGCTGAAGCGTGTCGAGGCGATGGCGAACGAGATCGTCGTGCAGAACACGGCCGTGACGACCCGGCTGATGAGCGTCGACGATGCGATCGCCGAAGGCGCGATGGCGCTGTTCGGCGAGAAATATGGTGACGAGGTTCGCGTCGTGGCGATGGGCAAGGCGTTGCACGGATCCAAGGCCGGCAAGGCCTATTCGATCGAACTCTGCGGCGGCACCCATGTCGGCGCCACCGGCGAGATCGGCCTGGTGCGTATCGTCGGAGAGAGTGCCGTCGGCGCGGGCGTCCGTCGCTTGGAAGCGCTGACGGGCGTCGAGGCGCTCGCCTATCTGGGCGAACAGGACGAGCGCGTGCGCAGCCTCGCCTCGGCACTCAAGGTGCAGCCCGTCGATGTCGTCTCGCGTGTCGAGGCGCTGGTGGACGAGCGCCGCCGTCTGGAGCGCGAGCTCGCCGAAGCCCGCCGCCGCCTGGCGCTGACCGGCGGCAACGAAGACAGCGGCTCGGCCGACGCGGTGCGCGAGATCGGCGGCGTCAAGTTCCTCGGCCGCGTGGTCTCCGGCGTCGAGCCGAAGGACCTGAAGGGGCTGGCGGATGACGGCAAGAAGAGCCTCGGCTCCGGCATCGTTGCCTTTATCGGCGTGGCGCCGGATGGCAAGGCCAGCGCCGTCGTCGGCGTCACCGACGATCTGACCGCTCGCCACAGCGCCGTCGAGCTCGTGCGCCTCGCCTCGGCCGCCTTGGGCGGCAAGGGCGGCGGCGGCCGTCCCGACATGGCTCAGGCCGGCGGCCCCGACGGCACCAAGGCATCGGAAGCCCTCGACGCCGTCGCCACGGCCATCGCCGGCTGA
- the recA gene encoding recombinase RecA has product MAQNSLRLVEDKAVDKSKALEAALSQIERSFGKGSIMKLGGKDSVVEIETVPTGSLGLDIALGVGGLPKGRIIEIYGPESSGKTTLALQTIAESQKKGGVCAFVDAEHALDPVYARKLGVDLENLLISQPDTGEQALEITDTLVRSGAIDVLVIDSVAALTPRAEIEGEMGDSLPGLQARLMSQALRKLTASISKSNCMVIFINQIRMKIGVMFGSPETTTGGNALKFYASVRLDIRRIGSVKERDEVVGNQTRVKVVKNKMAPPFKQVEFDIMYGEGVSKTGELIDLGVKAGIVEKSGAWFSYNSQRLGQGRENSKNFLRDNPDTAREIETALRQNAGLIADKFLENGTPEAEDDGDDAALA; this is encoded by the coding sequence ATGGCACAGAATTCTTTGCGGCTCGTTGAGGACAAAGCGGTGGATAAAAGCAAGGCACTCGAAGCGGCACTCTCCCAGATCGAGCGGTCGTTCGGCAAGGGCTCGATCATGAAGCTCGGTGGCAAGGACAGCGTCGTCGAGATCGAGACGGTGCCGACCGGTTCGCTCGGGCTCGACATTGCGCTCGGCGTCGGCGGCCTGCCCAAGGGGCGCATCATCGAAATTTACGGCCCGGAAAGCTCGGGCAAGACGACGCTCGCGCTGCAGACGATCGCCGAATCGCAGAAGAAGGGCGGCGTCTGCGCCTTCGTCGACGCCGAACACGCGCTCGATCCGGTCTATGCCCGCAAGCTCGGCGTTGATCTTGAAAATCTGCTCATCTCGCAGCCGGACACCGGCGAGCAGGCTTTGGAAATCACCGACACGCTGGTGCGTTCCGGCGCGATCGACGTGCTGGTCATCGATTCGGTTGCAGCGCTGACGCCGCGTGCCGAAATCGAAGGCGAGATGGGCGACAGCCTGCCGGGCCTGCAGGCCCGCCTGATGAGCCAGGCGCTGCGCAAGCTGACCGCCTCGATCTCCAAGTCGAACTGCATGGTGATCTTCATCAACCAGATTCGCATGAAGATCGGCGTCATGTTCGGCTCGCCGGAAACGACGACCGGCGGCAATGCGCTGAAGTTCTACGCCTCGGTGCGTCTCGACATCCGTCGGATCGGCTCGGTCAAGGAGCGCGACGAGGTGGTGGGCAACCAGACGCGCGTCAAGGTCGTCAAGAACAAGATGGCACCGCCCTTCAAGCAGGTCGAGTTCGACATCATGTATGGCGAAGGCGTCTCGAAGACCGGCGAGCTGATCGACCTCGGCGTCAAGGCCGGGATCGTCGAGAAGTCGGGTGCCTGGTTCTCCTACAACAGCCAGCGTCTCGGCCAGGGCCGGGAAAACTCGAAGAACTTCCTGCGCGACAATCCGGACACGGCGCGCGAGATCGAAACGGCGCTTCGCCAGAACGCCGGCCTGATCGCCGACAAGTTCCTCGAAAACGGCACGCCGGAAGCCGAGGACGACGGGGACGACGCCGCTCTGGCATAA
- a CDS encoding carbohydrate kinase family protein, producing MTGEGDSQAPASKTERAARRVLVIGGAHIDRRGRISGDTAIGSSNPGSWFEEAGGGGFNAARNLARLGRPEPDSADGAAESDRSIERLTLAPLEVAMVAPRGGDAEGEAVAAAAQAAGVEDCPFTFLDRRTPSYTAILERDGNLVVALADMALYTLFSPRRLQQRALRERIAAADLVLLDANLPSETLRAALQAAKAAGAITAAIAISPAKVERLVPHLQHLDWLFLNESEAAAVCGARADTAADWASRLAAAGLGGAVVTRGSREAVILSAAGWFAVTPPNLPELSDVTGAGDALAAGVLAGLLSGHQPGEALRLGVAAAGITVRSPFAVAPELSPARLAAQLAFVPMAVPLLPISPDRTL from the coding sequence GTGACTGGGGAGGGTGACTCGCAGGCTCCTGCCAGCAAGACGGAGCGCGCTGCGCGCCGTGTTCTGGTGATCGGCGGCGCACATATCGATCGGCGCGGCCGCATATCCGGTGATACGGCGATCGGGTCCAGCAATCCCGGGTCCTGGTTCGAGGAGGCCGGCGGCGGCGGGTTCAATGCGGCCCGCAACCTGGCACGATTGGGCAGGCCGGAGCCGGACAGTGCCGACGGCGCGGCGGAGAGCGATCGGTCCATTGAACGTCTGACACTCGCGCCGCTGGAGGTCGCCATGGTCGCGCCGCGGGGCGGCGATGCCGAGGGGGAGGCCGTCGCCGCGGCGGCGCAGGCGGCCGGCGTGGAAGATTGCCCCTTCACCTTTCTCGATCGCCGGACACCGAGCTACACTGCCATCCTGGAGCGCGACGGCAATCTGGTCGTGGCACTTGCCGATATGGCGCTCTACACGCTGTTTTCGCCGCGCCGGCTGCAACAGCGCGCCTTGCGGGAGCGGATCGCCGCTGCCGATCTCGTCCTGCTCGATGCCAACCTGCCTTCGGAAACCCTTCGCGCCGCGCTGCAGGCGGCAAAAGCCGCAGGCGCCATCACAGCCGCGATCGCCATTTCGCCGGCCAAGGTCGAGCGCCTGGTGCCGCATCTGCAGCATCTCGACTGGCTGTTCCTCAACGAGTCGGAGGCCGCTGCCGTCTGCGGGGCCCGGGCGGATACCGCTGCAGACTGGGCGTCCCGCCTCGCTGCCGCAGGGCTCGGCGGCGCCGTGGTCACCCGCGGCAGCCGGGAAGCCGTCATTCTCTCCGCCGCCGGCTGGTTCGCGGTCACGCCGCCCAACCTGCCGGAGTTGAGCGACGTGACCGGCGCAGGCGATGCGCTGGCAGCAGGGGTCCTTGCCGGGCTGCTTTCCGGCCACCAGCCGGGCGAGGCCTTGCGCCTCGGCGTCGCCGCGGCGGGCATCACCGTCCGCTCACCCTTCGCCGTCGCCCCGGAGTTGAGCCCGGCACGCCTGGCCGCGCAGCTCGCCTTTGTGCCGATGGCGGTTCCGCTCTTGCCGATTTCGCCCGATCGGACGCTCTGA
- a CDS encoding pseudouridine-5'-phosphate glycosidase, producing the protein MPRAFTAPLAFSAEVAAARARGAPIVALESTIITHGMPYPGNLNMARSVEEIIRRAGAVPATIAVIDGTLHIGLEAGELEALSTTKGAMKVSRADLAFAVAERRTGATTVAATMIAAALGGIRVFATGGIGGVHRKAEESFDISADLEELARTPVIVVCAGAKAILDIPKTLEVLETRGVPVVTYDSHAFPAFWSRDSGLASPLMLNSPAAIATFQAAREALGIDGGMLIANPVPEENEIPREEMEIYIARALDNAERDKIFGKSVTPYLLQSIFEITDGRSLETNIALVENNARLAAEIAVAMA; encoded by the coding sequence ATGCCACGTGCCTTCACAGCCCCCCTCGCCTTTTCCGCCGAAGTCGCGGCAGCGCGCGCGCGCGGCGCGCCGATCGTCGCGCTCGAATCGACCATCATCACCCATGGCATGCCCTATCCCGGCAATCTCAACATGGCGCGCAGCGTCGAGGAGATCATCCGGCGGGCCGGCGCCGTTCCGGCCACGATCGCCGTCATCGACGGCACGCTGCATATCGGCCTGGAAGCCGGCGAACTGGAGGCGCTGTCGACCACCAAGGGTGCCATGAAGGTCTCGCGCGCCGATCTCGCCTTTGCCGTGGCCGAGCGGAGGACGGGCGCCACCACCGTCGCCGCGACCATGATCGCCGCCGCGCTTGGCGGCATCCGCGTCTTCGCCACCGGCGGCATCGGCGGCGTCCACCGCAAGGCGGAGGAAAGCTTCGACATTTCCGCCGATCTGGAAGAACTGGCGCGCACCCCGGTCATCGTTGTCTGTGCCGGTGCCAAGGCCATTCTCGACATTCCGAAGACGCTCGAAGTCTTGGAAACCCGTGGCGTTCCGGTCGTCACCTATGACAGCCATGCCTTCCCGGCCTTCTGGTCGCGCGATTCCGGCCTTGCCAGCCCGCTTATGCTGAACAGCCCGGCAGCCATCGCCACGTTCCAGGCCGCGCGCGAGGCCCTCGGCATCGATGGCGGCATGCTGATCGCCAACCCCGTTCCGGAAGAAAACGAGATCCCGCGCGAGGAGATGGAGATCTACATCGCCCGCGCGCTCGACAATGCCGAGCGCGACAAGATCTTCGGAAAGTCGGTCACGCCCTATCTGCTGCAGAGCATTTTCGAGATCACCGACGGCCGCAGCCTGGAAACGAACATTGCGCTGGTCGAAAACAATGCGCGGCTGGCCGCGGAAATCGCCGTCGCCATGGCCTGA